The proteins below come from a single Necator americanus strain Aroian chromosome V, whole genome shotgun sequence genomic window:
- a CDS encoding hypothetical protein (NECATOR_CHRV.G20466.T4): MYMRNGEKDKLVRLLPAVVFNNKTKQIKLAFSAIGGGPQHSLSLPRTISMLWMYRKGMNISETVGHPLAFPGNAEGDIVFKDRVPYLEWLHRNYNVSEAAPGLPDEIVAIQLQNETTGEMDALHVNHFDEFSYMPMGL; the protein is encoded by the exons ATGTATATGCGCAATGGTGAAAAAGATAAACTCGTCCGTCTTCTTCCAGCTGTCGTCTTCAACAACAAAACGAAACAG ATCAAACTTGCATTTTCGGCGATTGGTGGAGGTCCTCAGCATTCTTTATCGCTGCCACGAACAATTTCCATGCTATGGATGTACAGGAAGGGCATGAACATTTCTGAAACAGTTGGACATCCACTTGCATTCCCAGGAAATGCAGAAGGAGATATTGTGTTCAAAGACAGAGTCCCATATTTG gaatggCTACATAGGAACTATAACGTGAGCGAAGCTGCGCCTGGGTTACCGGACGAAATTGTGGCCATTCAGCTTCAAAATG AAACGACTGGAGAAATGGACGCACTACATGTGAACCATTTCGATGAATTTAGCTACATGCCAATGGGACTTTAA